A stretch of the Buchananella sp. 14KM1171 genome encodes the following:
- a CDS encoding DUF5979 domain-containing protein, which produces MPGGGEELNEQNAGRFSIQINFVDPPDGLSPIAFGYTCYVPERDQIQGTISIERFNETFPSPLIPAESTCYVRSQSADEIRLEETYWDFGVQVGGLHQIQVSARLRPTEGALFISSEVNEIEGLDLSQVAYNYECAKEGVNPYIKRGVAIVPTNGRPISVENAIPFGANCKVTEVAASTEVEGFSRTVGDASVTVHIGEWADSTARFDYRYIPTGKGELIILYRESGRKDEASSDDILIDISCGSEYRKVKVDRQTHEAQSVGWFEAGQTCIVAIDTNSLAVPNHSFDAPVQKQVEIVDGQAAEIEIETTYIPDPVPVRIGIEIEGLPAGQENRQFRVNYSCGDVSGSVEVRPGQAPVELEELFHVGGNCRAQFAPESIRIPGYYFHGSEHEFYVTYGRDQVLTLRGLYKKGEGAIRVQYSQNPDVYSGYLDYRVRCDKSLGDGSAPYDVVHGGMAYRNGESDTIDGLAAGAVCTIELQRLHDSKYLMLMPSPVIVTVPNGEVVEVNLHAEWILKTWEERYLKVVPESIGYDSDWLGGYFRYSCRFEGEMPVEGEFQRVEGGFESDHYYQSKSGIRVGSVCQISPSRDLYVPRGYELVRAEPYTLTVEEGSEIAIARPKVEYRQRVSTVNILWRERNHNWALVDHLEPVLSYRCGDDEGRVRVNYGGFELPREYPVGTTCSVSADFSTAQLEGYRVVGPEPKTVTVTEFGQILDVTLEVEYVSEPVLDPARVGTLSVSFALTDYSYSPNGLRRGRFNINWSCGSYSGVSFVEGIEKVVEVDREFPIGTTCRVEIDPESPAFKGYSVKDVRDGTVRIGAGRNYYAAELFLSPKFGRFSVVSSVRGAGVDFLRGMPLTFDYACLSFGGVKEEGRVHANVGQATDPFPVREGICSIKPQGFPNSSSLSWGVKYNGQDLAAPGKMFEVSGAEVNRVEVIFESVGEFPSMSIAAVGDATSPTTYKWSCGHQRGTMDVLGSGIPVTVAERILHGSTCVVWVVPESVPDGWRLVGAPFQIKRVGLSETETSFSFEYEQLLGELEFWADWAGGWRPVDEPGVVVSYSCLSSSGEETQGAVNIGESNPAASVLVAGGSCDLTLSRKPFPGQTFEGMFDSSSTLSKRVVVRPGERTYVHVVYSYRVELGALAVTVNGNGADVASNLFRYKYECSDTYGSGSVVGDGTMGALHEVPIGARCRVWIGDDSAYVPFYDVSLPEPKTVSIESTEPVVVPFEVVYKPRPTSFSVKKTVENGPWGADRAYHDFHYICSNEGGVIAEADLSVEANGQAVTAPESMPAGTSCVINEILPVEPPNGYTLTSTPPQTIQIVAGRNTEVSFVDRYTRTGGSLLVTKAVQGDAAYKAYNQEFEFSYACNVGQDNAENGTFTVRHATPKEISGLPEGS; this is translated from the coding sequence GTGCCGGGAGGCGGCGAGGAACTCAATGAGCAGAACGCCGGCCGCTTTTCAATTCAGATAAATTTTGTTGATCCACCCGATGGACTTAGCCCGATAGCGTTCGGGTACACCTGCTACGTGCCGGAGCGCGATCAGATTCAGGGGACAATCTCCATTGAGAGGTTTAACGAGACGTTTCCCTCTCCGCTGATTCCGGCGGAAAGCACCTGCTATGTCAGGTCGCAGTCTGCGGATGAGATTAGATTGGAAGAGACGTATTGGGATTTTGGCGTACAAGTTGGCGGCTTACATCAGATACAGGTCTCTGCGCGTTTGAGGCCGACGGAGGGTGCGTTATTCATTTCGAGTGAGGTAAATGAGATTGAGGGACTCGACCTATCTCAGGTGGCATACAATTATGAGTGTGCCAAGGAAGGGGTAAACCCGTATATCAAGCGAGGTGTTGCGATAGTACCAACGAATGGACGGCCAATAAGCGTCGAAAATGCCATCCCGTTTGGAGCAAACTGCAAAGTGACTGAAGTAGCTGCTTCAACTGAGGTTGAGGGATTCTCCAGAACTGTGGGGGACGCTTCCGTCACTGTGCACATAGGTGAGTGGGCTGATAGCACTGCACGTTTCGACTATAGGTACATCCCAACAGGCAAGGGCGAGTTGATCATTCTATATCGTGAGTCCGGGAGGAAAGATGAAGCCAGTAGTGACGATATACTCATCGACATTAGTTGTGGAAGTGAGTATCGAAAGGTAAAGGTTGATCGACAAACCCATGAAGCCCAATCGGTAGGATGGTTTGAAGCGGGACAAACCTGCATCGTGGCTATAGATACAAATAGCCTAGCGGTCCCCAATCATTCGTTCGACGCTCCCGTACAGAAACAAGTCGAGATTGTTGACGGCCAGGCAGCGGAAATCGAAATAGAGACAACCTACATCCCAGATCCTGTGCCGGTGAGAATTGGTATTGAGATTGAGGGACTTCCGGCGGGTCAGGAAAATCGCCAGTTCAGAGTAAATTATTCCTGTGGAGACGTGTCAGGCAGTGTCGAGGTCCGGCCCGGGCAGGCTCCAGTCGAGTTGGAAGAGCTGTTTCATGTAGGTGGCAATTGTAGGGCGCAGTTTGCTCCAGAGTCCATAAGAATCCCTGGGTACTACTTTCATGGCAGTGAGCACGAGTTCTATGTGACATACGGTCGCGATCAGGTGTTAACGTTGCGGGGGCTGTATAAAAAGGGTGAAGGAGCGATACGGGTTCAATACTCGCAGAATCCGGATGTCTATTCAGGTTACTTGGATTATCGAGTTAGGTGCGATAAGTCGCTAGGTGACGGATCTGCCCCATATGACGTGGTGCACGGAGGGATGGCTTACCGCAATGGAGAGTCTGATACGATTGATGGCTTAGCTGCTGGCGCAGTATGCACCATTGAATTGCAGAGGCTGCATGATTCAAAATATCTAATGCTGATGCCGTCACCGGTAATCGTCACCGTTCCCAATGGTGAAGTCGTCGAGGTAAATCTTCATGCCGAGTGGATTTTGAAAACATGGGAGGAGCGATACCTTAAGGTCGTTCCAGAAAGTATCGGCTATGATAGTGATTGGCTTGGGGGATATTTTCGCTACAGTTGCCGTTTTGAAGGCGAGATGCCTGTCGAGGGTGAATTTCAACGGGTCGAGGGTGGATTCGAATCAGATCATTATTATCAAAGCAAATCGGGGATTCGAGTTGGTAGCGTTTGTCAGATCTCGCCCAGCCGGGATTTGTACGTCCCACGCGGTTACGAGCTAGTTCGAGCTGAGCCGTATACCTTGACCGTAGAGGAGGGTAGCGAAATCGCGATTGCGCGCCCCAAGGTAGAATACCGGCAGCGGGTTAGCACGGTGAATATTCTCTGGAGGGAGAGGAATCATAACTGGGCCTTGGTGGATCATCTTGAGCCTGTACTCAGCTACCGTTGTGGTGATGACGAGGGGCGGGTGAGAGTAAACTACGGTGGGTTTGAGTTGCCTCGGGAGTATCCGGTCGGTACAACCTGCTCAGTGAGCGCCGATTTCAGCACAGCGCAGCTTGAAGGGTATCGAGTAGTGGGGCCCGAGCCGAAGACTGTTACAGTAACCGAATTTGGGCAGATTTTAGATGTAACCCTTGAGGTTGAGTATGTGTCCGAGCCTGTCTTGGACCCAGCGCGAGTCGGCACTCTAAGTGTCTCTTTCGCGTTAACAGATTATAGTTATTCGCCGAACGGATTGCGTAGAGGTAGGTTCAATATAAATTGGTCCTGCGGCTCATATAGTGGGGTTTCCTTCGTTGAGGGCATAGAGAAGGTCGTCGAGGTCGATCGAGAATTTCCTATTGGTACGACATGTAGGGTTGAGATCGACCCAGAGAGCCCGGCATTTAAGGGCTATTCTGTAAAGGACGTCCGGGATGGCACTGTTCGGATAGGTGCAGGTCGAAACTACTACGCAGCGGAGCTGTTTCTTTCCCCAAAGTTCGGCAGATTCTCTGTTGTGTCAAGTGTTCGAGGAGCGGGAGTCGATTTTCTAAGGGGTATGCCCTTAACCTTTGACTACGCGTGTTTGTCCTTCGGTGGGGTAAAGGAGGAGGGGCGTGTTCATGCCAATGTTGGCCAAGCGACAGATCCTTTTCCAGTAAGGGAGGGGATTTGTTCGATTAAGCCCCAAGGATTCCCAAATAGTTCTAGTCTAAGCTGGGGCGTCAAATATAATGGCCAAGACCTCGCTGCGCCAGGGAAGATGTTCGAAGTGTCCGGCGCCGAGGTGAATCGTGTCGAAGTAATCTTCGAAAGCGTAGGCGAGTTCCCGTCAATGTCGATTGCGGCTGTGGGCGATGCCACCAGTCCTACAACCTATAAATGGTCCTGTGGACACCAGCGGGGCACGATGGATGTTCTTGGCAGTGGTATTCCAGTTACGGTTGCGGAAAGGATTCTTCACGGCAGTACCTGTGTAGTTTGGGTGGTTCCAGAGTCGGTGCCGGATGGTTGGCGTTTGGTCGGCGCGCCGTTCCAAATTAAACGGGTTGGATTGTCGGAAACGGAAACTTCGTTCTCGTTCGAGTATGAGCAGTTGCTCGGCGAACTGGAATTCTGGGCAGACTGGGCTGGCGGATGGCGTCCTGTCGATGAGCCAGGTGTAGTTGTTTCATACTCCTGTCTGTCCTCGTCAGGTGAGGAGACCCAGGGAGCCGTTAATATTGGTGAGAGCAATCCGGCGGCAAGCGTGTTGGTCGCCGGCGGGAGCTGTGATCTAACACTCTCCAGAAAGCCGTTCCCTGGCCAAACGTTTGAAGGCATGTTTGATTCTAGCTCTACGCTTTCGAAGCGCGTGGTGGTTCGCCCCGGTGAACGTACATACGTGCATGTAGTATATTCATACCGGGTTGAGTTAGGAGCATTGGCTGTTACTGTTAATGGCAACGGCGCGGATGTTGCATCTAATCTATTCCGATACAAATATGAGTGTAGCGACACGTACGGGTCTGGCAGCGTTGTAGGCGACGGAACAATGGGCGCATTGCACGAGGTGCCTATTGGTGCTAGATGCAGGGTCTGGATTGGAGATGACTCCGCATACGTTCCCTTCTACGATGTTTCGCTGCCGGAACCAAAGACGGTATCCATAGAATCCACTGAGCCTGTGGTGGTGCCGTTTGAGGTTGTCTACAAGCCCCGGCCGACTTCATTCTCTGTGAAGAAGACTGTTGAGAATGGTCCATGGGGTGCCGACCGGGCATACCACGACTTCCACTACATCTGTAGCAATGAAGGTGGTGTAATCGCAGAGGCAGATCTTTCGGTTGAGGCGAATGGTCAAGCGGTTACCGCCCCTGAGAGCATGCCAGCGGGGACGAGCTGCGTCATCAACGAGATTCTCCCGGTCGAGCCTCCGAACGGCTATACACTGACGTCGACGCCGCCTCAAACCATTCAGATCGTGGCGGGGCGCAACACCGAGGTGTCCTTTGTGGACCGTTACACGCGCACCGGTGGCTCGCTGCTTGTTACCAAGGCTGTGCAGGGAGACGCAGCCTACAAGGCGTATAACCAAGAGTTCGAGTTTTCATACGCCTGTAACGTGGGCCAAGACAACGCGGAGAACGGAACCTTCACTGTGCGTCACGCGACGCCAAAAGAGATTAGCGGGCTGCCCGAAGGATCCTGA
- a CDS encoding aspartate:alanine exchanger family transporter has product MDTFFYALQENDVLLLFLLLGVGMVFGSVKVKGIKLGAAAVLFTAMALTAWALTYGYELQVAHDIGILGLALFAFAIGINAGPTFFNTLKTAVGPIIAMVVVVAAAGVLAWGVGNALGMSPALIGGTYAGAITNTPALSAAGQASGDTATATVGYSITYLWGVFGMLIAAGFALSKARHDKDAPSPLVNRTIRVERDDNPRVGDLFDRAGGQVTFSRLRRGETGPILRPKMEDTLDRDDLVTVVGNEKAVAAIISQLGHSSTHSLISDRSYLDFRRITVSDPKLAGRTIASLDLSGKFEATISRVRRGDIDMIGAPNLVLQQGDRVRVVAPTGTMTKISKFFGDSAHGLSDINPVALGLGMALGILIGNLPIPTPGGASFTIGSAAGTLLVGLVLGRIGRVGRVVTSVPYTTCMVLAELGLLVFLAYAGTKAGSQILNAFTSGAWTNILLLGFLITTFVAVGLYVTMRFMFKMGGTRLAGVLGGTQTQPAVLAFANSRTQNDPRVALGYAMVYPVAMVAKILVAQVLGML; this is encoded by the coding sequence ATGGACACGTTTTTCTACGCGCTGCAGGAGAATGACGTCCTGCTGCTGTTCTTGCTACTTGGCGTTGGCATGGTATTCGGAAGCGTCAAGGTAAAGGGCATCAAGCTGGGCGCCGCCGCCGTGCTATTCACGGCAATGGCACTGACGGCGTGGGCGCTCACCTACGGCTACGAACTCCAGGTAGCGCACGACATCGGCATCCTGGGCCTGGCCCTGTTCGCGTTCGCGATCGGTATCAACGCCGGCCCTACCTTCTTCAACACCCTCAAGACGGCGGTCGGTCCGATCATCGCAATGGTAGTGGTGGTGGCGGCCGCCGGTGTGCTTGCCTGGGGCGTCGGTAACGCGCTCGGCATGTCCCCAGCCCTAATCGGTGGAACGTACGCCGGTGCAATCACTAACACCCCGGCGCTCTCTGCGGCCGGTCAGGCCAGTGGCGACACTGCCACCGCGACCGTCGGCTACTCCATCACTTACCTGTGGGGTGTGTTCGGCATGCTGATCGCCGCCGGCTTCGCCCTGTCCAAGGCCCGCCACGACAAGGACGCCCCCTCCCCGCTGGTCAACCGCACCATCCGCGTCGAGCGCGACGACAACCCCCGCGTGGGCGACCTATTTGATCGCGCCGGTGGTCAGGTCACCTTCTCCCGCCTCCGCCGCGGTGAGACTGGCCCAATCCTGCGTCCGAAGATGGAAGACACCCTTGACCGTGACGACCTGGTAACCGTGGTCGGCAACGAGAAGGCCGTGGCGGCCATCATCTCCCAGCTGGGACACTCCTCCACGCACTCCCTGATCTCTGACCGCTCCTACCTGGACTTCCGCCGCATCACGGTTTCCGACCCCAAGCTGGCGGGTCGCACCATCGCCTCTCTGGACCTGAGCGGCAAATTCGAGGCAACCATTTCTCGAGTCCGCCGCGGTGACATCGACATGATTGGCGCCCCCAACCTGGTGCTCCAGCAGGGCGACCGCGTCCGCGTCGTTGCCCCCACCGGCACGATGACCAAGATCTCCAAGTTCTTCGGAGACTCCGCGCACGGCCTATCCGACATCAACCCGGTGGCGCTCGGCCTGGGCATGGCCCTGGGCATCCTCATCGGTAACCTGCCGATACCCACCCCCGGTGGCGCCTCCTTCACCATCGGTTCGGCCGCCGGCACGCTGCTGGTGGGCCTCGTGCTGGGGCGCATCGGCCGCGTGGGCCGCGTGGTCACCTCCGTGCCCTACACCACCTGTATGGTCCTCGCCGAGCTCGGCCTCCTGGTCTTCCTGGCCTACGCCGGCACCAAGGCAGGCTCTCAGATCCTGAACGCCTTCACGTCCGGCGCCTGGACCAACATCCTGCTGCTCGGATTCCTCATCACCACGTTCGTGGCCGTGGGCCTGTACGTGACGATGCGCTTCATGTTCAAGATGGGTGGCACCCGCCTGGCCGGTGTACTGGGCGGTACCCAAACCCAGCCGGCAGTGCTGGCCTTTGCCAACAGCCGCACCCAGAACGACCCGCGCGTGGCCCTCGGCTACGCCATGGTCTACCCGGTGGCCATGGTCGCCAAGATCCTGGTAGCCCAGGTCCTCGGCATGCTGTAA
- the ilvD gene encoding dihydroxy-acid dehydratase: MGTNEIDIKPRSRQVTDGLKATASRGMLRAVGMGDADFVKPQIGVASSWNEITPCNLSLQRLAQAAKEGVHAAGGYPLEFGTISVSDGISMGHEGMHFSLVSRDVIADSVETVMQAERLDGSVLLAGCDKSLPGMLMAAARLNLASVFLYAGSIMPGHVKLSDGTEKDVTIIDAYEAVGAHQRGLMSHEDVMAIERAICPGEGACGGMYTANTMASVAEAIGMSVPGSAAPPSVDRRRDAAARRSGAAVVELLRRGITARDIMTKEAFENAIAVVMAFGGSTNAVLHLLAIAREAEVDLTLDDFSRVAARTPHLGDLKPFGQFVMNDVDRVGGVPVLMKTLLDAGLLHGDCLTVTGKTVAENLADIAPPAADGEILRQLDNPIHATGGITILKGTLAPEGAVVKSAGFDTEVFEGTARVFEREQGALDALADGTITDGDVVVIRYEGPKGGPGMREMLAITGAIKGANLGKTVLLLTDGRFSGGTTGLCVGHVAPEAVDGGPIALVRDGDKIRLDVANARLDLLVDEAELAERAKTFEPLPPRYTRGVLGKYIKLVHSASEGAVLY; the protein is encoded by the coding sequence ATGGGTACCAACGAGATTGACATCAAGCCGCGCAGTCGGCAGGTGACCGATGGTCTGAAGGCCACGGCGTCGCGCGGAATGCTCCGCGCCGTCGGCATGGGGGACGCCGACTTCGTTAAGCCCCAGATCGGTGTCGCTTCATCCTGGAACGAGATCACGCCCTGCAACCTCTCCCTCCAGCGCCTGGCGCAGGCGGCGAAGGAAGGCGTGCACGCCGCCGGTGGTTACCCGTTGGAGTTCGGCACGATCTCCGTCTCCGACGGCATCTCCATGGGGCACGAGGGAATGCACTTCTCGCTCGTCTCCCGTGACGTGATCGCGGACTCCGTGGAAACCGTTATGCAGGCCGAGCGCCTGGACGGCTCGGTGCTGCTGGCCGGTTGTGACAAGTCGCTGCCGGGCATGCTCATGGCGGCGGCCCGCCTGAACCTGGCCTCAGTCTTCCTCTACGCCGGCTCGATCATGCCCGGCCACGTCAAGCTCTCCGACGGTACGGAGAAGGACGTCACCATCATCGACGCCTACGAGGCCGTGGGTGCCCACCAGCGTGGCCTGATGAGCCACGAGGACGTGATGGCTATCGAGCGTGCCATCTGCCCCGGCGAGGGCGCCTGCGGTGGCATGTACACCGCCAACACCATGGCATCCGTTGCGGAGGCGATCGGCATGTCGGTGCCCGGCTCGGCCGCGCCGCCGTCCGTGGACCGTCGACGGGACGCGGCGGCGCGGCGCTCCGGCGCTGCGGTAGTTGAGCTCCTGCGCAGGGGCATCACCGCCCGCGACATCATGACCAAGGAAGCCTTCGAGAACGCCATCGCCGTGGTGATGGCCTTCGGTGGCTCCACCAACGCCGTCCTGCACCTGCTCGCGATCGCGCGCGAAGCCGAGGTCGACCTCACCCTGGACGACTTCTCCCGAGTCGCTGCCCGGACCCCGCACCTGGGAGATCTCAAGCCGTTCGGCCAGTTTGTGATGAACGACGTTGACCGCGTAGGCGGAGTCCCCGTGCTGATGAAGACCCTGCTGGACGCCGGCCTGCTGCACGGAGACTGCCTCACCGTCACTGGTAAGACCGTGGCCGAAAACCTGGCAGACATCGCCCCGCCTGCCGCCGACGGCGAGATCCTGCGCCAGCTGGACAACCCGATCCACGCCACCGGCGGCATCACCATCCTCAAGGGCACCCTGGCCCCCGAGGGTGCCGTGGTGAAGTCCGCCGGCTTCGACACCGAGGTGTTCGAAGGCACCGCCCGCGTCTTCGAGCGCGAACAAGGCGCCCTGGACGCGCTCGCCGACGGCACCATCACCGACGGCGACGTCGTGGTGATCCGCTACGAAGGCCCCAAGGGCGGCCCCGGCATGCGCGAGATGCTGGCCATCACCGGCGCCATCAAGGGAGCCAACCTCGGCAAGACCGTCCTGCTGCTCACCGACGGGCGCTTTTCTGGCGGCACCACCGGCCTGTGCGTCGGCCACGTCGCCCCCGAGGCCGTGGACGGCGGCCCCATCGCCCTGGTGCGCGACGGAGACAAGATCCGCCTGGACGTGGCCAACGCCCGCCTGGACCTGCTGGTGGACGAGGCCGAACTGGCCGAGCGTGCCAAGACCTTCGAGCCGCTGCCCCCGCGCTACACCCGTGGCGTGCTCGGCAAGTACATCAAGCTGGTGCACTCCGCGTCCGAGGGCGCAGTGCTCTACTAA